A stretch of DNA from Nitrosopumilus zosterae:
TCAAAAAATATTTGCATGTTTTTTCTTATTTTTTTTGTTAATATCTATAAGTTTGTTTATGTTGTACAAACTAATATCATGATACATTTTTCATAGTTATTAAATTCAACAAAATATTTTTATTCTTCTCTTTTTTGATAAATTCTTTCTTTTGGGTACAGAGTTGAAAATAACTTATTTCCAATCGTACCAAACATAGATTCATTTTGTCCAAGAATAAGTATTCCATTCTCAGTTAATGAGTCTGCAAATTTTTTAAAAATTTCCATGTATCTCTGTTTATCATAGTAGATCAACACATTTCTGCAAAAAATCATATGGAATTTCTTTTCTGCAATTCTCATCATGTCTATATTTTCATATTTTATTTGATTACTTATGTTGGATTTGATTTGATATTGATCATATTCTAATTTTTGAAAATACTTTACCCTTCTTTCTGTATTGATATTTGCTAAATTTGCATCTCTGTAAATTCCTTTTTTTGCACGGCTAATTGCATCTAAATTAATATCATTTGCAAAAATTTCATATTTAACATCTCTTGATTTTAATGCTTCATTTAGTGTTATTGAAACACTGTATGGTTCTTCACCTGTTGCACATCCGCAACTCCATACATACACAGTATGAACTTTTGATTTATTTATTAAATTTGGAATTATTTCCTTCTCCAGTTTCTCCCAAACATGTGGATCTCTAAAAAACTGTGTTACATTAATTGAGAATGCTAAATAAAGATTATTTGCCTCCTCCAAATTTGTAGATAGCAGTTTTAAATATTCGTCAAAATTCACAATTCCATTAATTTCCATTCTGTAACGAATTCTTCTTTCTAAAAATGCAGCTTTGAAATCATCTATGTTTTTTCCTGTTTTTGTCCTTACTTCCATTCTTATTTTATCTAAAATCGTGTTAATTTCTGACTCCGTCAAATTATTCCACTTTTCATTTTTTCTTTTCTAATCGTATACTTGATTATCATGATGCAAAATTCCTATAAGTTTTTTAACAAATCGTCAATTGCGTCATTTTGACCACCTAGCAAATTTGTATTTGATTTGTCTGAATACTTGTTTTCTTCAATATCTTTTGAGTCATGGGAAATCAATTTTTTTGCATGTTCAGGATGTTGAATGATGATCATATGGATTTCCGTTTTACTATTTTTTCCTGTTAGTAACACATCTGCAATTACAATATCTTCACTGTTGCTATTGACATCGTTTGTAGGTTCTGATAATAATTCCTCTAATTCTCCTTCTTTGAATGTTGGTGTGGATAAATCTATTCTAAATCCTGTATCTTTAGATAATGCATTAAAAAATGACCCCGTTAAAATATTGGCAACTTCTTGCAATGCTGATTCGCCCATTTCATCAATCATATTAACTTCGGAACCTAGTAATTTTGATGCAATTTTCATTGCATCTTCAAGTCTTAAGGTATATAGTAACTCTATGTGGATATCTCCTTTACCGTTTAATCTAACTGAATGTAATTTTATTTGTTTGGATGTTAAACAGATGTTTCTTACATTTACGTTATTTTCTAGGATGGTTAATTTGTGTTGTATCGGTTCTTTCAATAATGTGGAAAAAACTTCACATGTTTTTTCTGTAATATAATCATTGAATGTTGAGGATAATTTTTTAATTTCAATTTTTTGCAAGTTCATGTTTTAACTCCTATTGAATTATTGTTGATGGATCTATTACTAGAGCGACTTTTCCATCTGGAAGTATGGTAGCATTTGAAAACAAATTCGTTGATTCATTTCTGTCTAATTTTTTAATTACAATTTCTTGATTTCTTTCAAATTTATCCACCACTAACCCATAATTTTTTCCATCATTTTCAATTATTACTACTGTCAGTGGTTTTGATTTATCTGATTCATTAATTTTCATATCAAATAATTCATTTAGTTTTATCAAAGGAATTATTTTATCTCTAAGTCTAATTACTTCAGTTCCATGCAATGAAGTTATTTCATTCTGTTTTATTTGGAGTGTAGTTGTAATACTTGAAAGTGGAATTGCAAATTTTTCCTCTGATATCACTACTAGTAATCCTCTAATTATTGAAAGACTCAAAGGTAAAGACAATTCAATAGTGGTTCCATTACCTCTCTCACTGTTGATTTTGACTGTTCCTCCAACTGACTCAATTTGTGAAATTACTACGTCCATTCCTACCCCTCTTCCTGAAATGTCTGTTACTTCTTTTGCGGTGGACAAACCTGGAGCTCCAATTAATTGAACTGCTTCTTGATGCGATATTTTCTCTGCTTCTTCTTGAGTGATGATTCCGCTTTCTATAGCTTTTTCTTTTACTCTGTCTACATCAATTCCTCTTCCGTCATCATTGATTATGATGAGAACATTTTCTCCTTTTCTTGAAACTGTGAGTGTGATATTGCCTGTTTCTGGTTTTCCACAAATTGTTCGTTCATCAGGTGATTCAATGCCATGATCTGCGCAATTTCTTAGAATGTGTAATAATGGATCTGTAATAGAATCTAAAACACTTCTATCCAATTCAATTCCAGAACCATCCATGCTCAAATTGATTTTCTTTGATAATTTTTGAGATGTGTCTCTTACTGTTCTATTGAATCTACCAAAAATCTGATCTATTGGGACAAGTCGAATTTGCATCGACTGATATTGTAAATCTGTGATTAATCTATCAATTTCTGTTACTATTTGTTTTAAATTTTCATGTTTTTCATTTTCAATTGTTTGCTGTAATTGCATTTTTGATGTCAATAATTCTCCAACTAAATTTACAACAGAGTCCAAATCCGACATTTTTACTCTTATTGTAGGTGATGTTGTTGCTTTGACGGATTCTTGTATGGGAATATTTTGAATTTCTTGTTCTGGTGATTCTAGTTTTTTTAAATAAGGTGCTAAATCCACTTTTAATTTGTCATCTGATATCATTTGTTGTAAAAGATCAATGCATACAAAAAGTGCACTGGTAAGATCATGTGTTAATTTTTCTGTTCCTTTTCTAATATTGTCAAATATGTTTTCAATATTTTTGCATAATTCTCTTGTATCGTCATAATTCATTGTAGATGCCATGCCTTTGATAGTATGAGCTGACCGAAAGATTTGATCTAAATATGATCTATTTTCTGGCTGTTCTTCCAATTGTAATAATGTCTTGTTCATTATTTCTATATGCTCTAATGCTTCGGAAACATACATCTCGCGATAATTATTCTCAGACAAGATTTTGCATTTCCTCATAAATTTTTATTGGTATTTCATTTATTCCTACTACGTGATCAGCGGCATCAAGATCAATTACAGCTTTTGGCATTCCAAAAATCACACATGTTTCTTTATTTTGAACAATGGTGTGACCTCCTCTTTTTTTTATTGTTTTCATACCAAATCCTCCATCATGACCCATCCCTGTAAGTACTACACCTATCACATTTGATCCGTATACTTCTGCTGCAGAAACCATTGTCATGTTAACTGATGGTCTAACTCCAAATCTCTTTTCACTTGAATCTAAGTGAATCCTTCTATTCGGAAGAACAATCATATGATAGTCTCCAGGTGCTACTAGGATTTCATGATCTCTGATTTCATCTCCTTCATTAGCTTCTCTTACTATGAATCCTGTTTTTTCTGATAATCTATTGGCAAACTGTTTTGTAAATTCTTTTGGCATATGTTGTACTACCAAAATTCCAGCGGCAATATTTGCAGGTAGTTTGCTTAACACTTTTTGAACCATTCCTGGTCCTCCAGTTGATGAGCCGATTACTATTAATCGTTCAGATGAATTTGATTTTGTAAAAATTTTTTTACTTGGCTTAAGTGAATAAATTTTTTCTGTAATCAATTGTATTGGATCTGATTTTGCAGAAATTTTTATTTTTGTTAATAATTCTTCTTGCAGCTTTTTGTCATCTATGTCTTTTAATGGTATGGTGACAAAATCTACTGCGCCGTTCTCTAATGCATCAAGAACTACTTTCGATCCGTCTTGTGAAAAACTGCTTACTATTATTGTTGGAATCATCATTTTCATTTTTTCCATATTTTCAATGAAAGTCATTCCATCCATTGTTGGCATTTCCAAATCTAACAAAATTACATCTGGTTTTCTCTTGGATATTTTTGCTAATGCATCTTCACCGTTTACTGCTGTCCATTTAATTTCAATTTCATCCACATTAATCAAATCTGATATGTATTTTCGCATAAGATTTGAGTCATTTACAATGCCTACGCTGATTGGTATTGTTTCTTCTTTTAACATGCATAACATCTCCTTGATAAAAATCTCATATCTTTTGATTCAAAATTAGCCATATTTTTTAAATTAAAAAATTCATAATAATGTGGTGTATGTCTGCGTCGAACAGACTAAAACATGATTTACTCTTAATTCTGATTTAACCCATTCTGAACTTCATGAGCCCGTATTAATGAGATTCGTAATTGATCATATAGCGATGGATTGTTTTCTTTTTTTGCTCTAATTTTTAATTCAATTAAATTTTCTACTATGTTTTTCATATATTCTTGTTTCCATCCGATGATGTCATTTTCTTTATTACTTGATTCAAGATCAATTTTATCCCACATAGTGTTTAAATTGATATAATTTGAGCACATTATCTTTTCATACCCTGTTTTAAAGATAAAAACAACGGCTAAAACCGTCTGATTTCAATTCCAAAATGGAAATAGTCTAATAATGAAATGACGCAGTTTTTATCTTTATGCGTCTTGATTAATTATAGCTTCTATTTCTGGAATAATTTCATCATTATTGTTCTCTACTATATCTTCTGATTCTATTTCCACAGATTTTGCATTCATTGATGTGTCATTTTTAATGTGTTCTTTGGTTTCATTCAAGAACTTGGACACATCTACTAGAATAATTAATTTTTCATTCATTTTAGCTATTCCTTTGATGTAATTCTCTTCAAATGCACCTTGTGGGGATTCCTCTACATCTTTTGTTGATATTCTTAATACTTCGTTCACCTCATCAACTAGGAGTCCTGTGAGAGTATCGTTTACATCTGCAACGAGTATTCTTTGTTTTTCAATTTCAGTTGTATTCGAATTTGATAATCCTATTTTTTTGTTCACATCAATAATTGGGATAATTTTTCCTCTTAAATTCATCACTCCTCTAACATATGGTTTTGATTTAGGTATTTTTGTAATTGCTTCAACAATTTTAATTTCTTTAACTTGATCAATTGGTACTGCATAATTACCCTTTTTTGAAGATTTTTCTGAAATGGTAAATGTAACAACTTGTATTGTCTCATTTAACACTGTTTGTGTTGACATGAAATGATTTTAAAATAATGCATGATAATTATTTGTTTGTTTAATGTGAACAATCTCATATTCTGTCTATCATATGTTATTCCAGTTTATTTTTGATTTTGACAGTTTTTTTATGCATACATGATTAACGTAAAATTCTCTTTAAATTATTTTTAAATTTAAAAAATAACTGTTGTCTGGAATTTTTAAAATAAATCTTTGACTCTTTTTTTATTTGATATTTCCTTTTTTTAGTTTTTCAACAATTTCCTTGATCTGTGGCTTGACTATTTTTCCTGCATCAATATCTCTACATGCTTCTTCCATGCCTGTCATTTCCATTATTTCTGTAATTGGCGTTCCAATTATCACATATCCTTTGACGTTGTTATTTTCATCAAATGTTGGACTGACTACTGTTTTTGTCCAGAATCTTTTGCCATCTTTTGTTTTATTTCTAAGATATGTCTGAAATATTTTTCCACTTGAAATTGTTTTCCACAGTAAATCGAATAATTTCTCATCATGCCAATCTGATTTGAAAATTCTATGCATCTCGCCTTTTAATTCCTCTTCGGGGAACTTTGAAATATCTAAGAAAAAGTGATTTACATAATCACTTATTCCATCAACATCTGTAGTTGATATGATTGTTGATGAATCTAACACATTTGTGATTTCTGATAATGTTCTTGCATCTTTATATGCATCTTTTAGACTCTTTGTTTCTTTGTCTTTTGCTTTAACAATATCTTCAAAACTCTCTAGATTTGTTTGTGCTACAGATAAAACTTCTTCACTTGCAGCAGTAGCCTCTTCTGTTCCACTTGAAACTTCTTCTGTTGCCACTGAAATTTCTTGCATTTGTGAAACGACTTCTGAAATTGATACTGAAATATTCTTAATTGATGTAAGTATATTTGTAATTACTTCATGAGCATCTTGAACAATACTGTTTCCTTTTTCAATACTGCCTGTTGTTTTGTCTGATGAATTTTTTAATGAACTCACAAGTTCTGAAATGTCTTCTGCCCCTTTTTTAGAATTTTCTGCGAGTCTTCTTACCTCATCAGCCACCACTGCAAACCCTCTTCCCACATCTCCTGCTCTTGCAGCTTCAATTGCTGCATTAAGTGCCAAAAGATTTGTTTGCTCTGCAATTTGAGTAATAAATCCTGTCATGTTGTCCACTTTTGATAATTCTACTGCTAATTTCTTTACGTCATTTGATGATTCTGATACAATTGATTTCATACTGTCCATTTTGTTCATTCCTTTTTCAGCATCCGCACTGATGGTTTTGCTGATTTCCTCGGATTGTCGCATCATCTCCATGGCTTTTGTCGCATTTTTAGCTACTCCTTGAATTGCTGATGCGATTGATTGTAATGATTGTGATACTTCTTCAACTCCGCTTGTCTGACTTCTTGAGGCTGATTCTAACTGTGTCACTGTTTCACTTAATTCTTCAGATGATGCTACTGCTTGATCAAATGATTTGAGAACCTTTGTTCCCATGCTATTACTATTTGTATTAATATTATCTGTTGATTCCGATTTTAAGATTGTGTTTTCATCGATGATTTTGGTTTTTTGTGTTGACATATTTCATCAATGATAATTTTCTAGTTAATACTTTGTTTGATCATTTAGAACAGATTCTTTCTCAAAAATCTATGTTTTTGAAACATATGCAATATCTGAATCAAACTCCTGGAAGTGGAGCTGTAAAGATGATGCTATCCAAAAAGTCTGCCATAAATTCATTTATTGCAAACATTGAGATTCCTCCTACGACAAGTAATAATCCAATATGAAAGAAGACTGTTTTGTATAGGCCTCCTTGAATAATTTTTATGGCAAATCCGCTAATTATTGATGTCATTATGAGTAAAACTGGCATCAGCATACTCATTAGGACTGGATCTATTGGACTTAATTCAAACGCAGCATTTGAAAGATCTCCTTCTGATAAATCGTTGAATAACTCCGTTAATTTATTCATTAATCCAAATATTGACAACGAGAGAACATGTAAAATAACTACAACTAGTTGAAATGTTGATGCGTTCTGTGCTCTTTTACCTCTTAACTCACTAATTTTTTTTGTAATGTCTGCAACTACATTTCCTACTAGATTCATATCGGCTCCTTTGTATATTGATGTTGAAACAATGTCATTTCCATTTGCAATGATGTGATGTCCTGCTTCAATTGAGAATAATTGGAAACAAATTTTCTGGTCAATTCTATTTTTGATTCTATTCTTTAATCCGTCAATGAATATCTGAATGGTTCCAAAATTACTTCGCATTACTGCCTGTAGTGCTTGCCCCATGGAACCTACTGTGGATAATAATTGTCCAAAATGGAGAATAAATGTAGGATACCATTCAGTGTATGTTGAAATTTTTGATTCTTGTTTTTTTGCAATTATTCCTGGATAAAGTAATGGTATTCCCCCTAACCCTACAGCAAGAATTGGTGATACCATGTTTGTAATTAAAAGTACTGATGAAATTCCAACTGTACCGAAAATTCCTATATACATCTTCATTCGAAATTGTTTTTCAATTGCATCATCTGTGTGTGCTAGTACGTCTCTTGGAAACATGAAAAACATCATTGCTACAAATACTGCCATCCCAATACCCGTGCCCATCATTGAGATAATTAGAATTGTTTCTGAATCCCCAAATCCCATTAACATGCTCATAATAGCGTTTGCAGAAATCATGAATGATGCAGTAGACATTAAAGTGTAAAACATCTCTGAAAATAATTTCTGCGTCTCAAGATTTGCTTCATATTTTATCGAATATGATGCCAATGAATTTTTTAATTCATCTCTAAAAAATGTCTTCAAGTCATCCCCTAATCTTACAACTTGAGATAGTTTTACAAGAAGTAGTTTTGTCGGATCGTCTTTTTGTTTTGAAACTTTTCTTCCCATCATTTCACATGCCGATGCCAATCCATATGACCATCCAACACCCAATCTGTATGTGTCTCTGAATGCATTAGAGTATTTTCCATACTTTGAGTCTTTTCCAGTTTTAAAAAGATCCACTGCTCCAATTTCACCTGTAGAAATACAGTACAACAAGGCAATGAAATAAACAAAATTTTCATCAACTTTACTTCCTGAGGTAAAAAGATTTTTCACATCTTTTACTTTGTTTACCATCATTGTTCCTCGAGCTCCTTTAGATATTCTTCCAACCCCACCTCATTACAATGTGAAATTGCATTGAACACATCATAATAATTGAATATTTTTTTTTCCATCATTTTCTCTAAAATTTTTGCACGTAACTCTAGTTCTTCGTATAATTTTCCCTCATCTTTCTTTTTCATCCCTCTTTTTTCTAATACTTTTGAAATGAATAGTGCACTGCTTCCTTTTCCTTTGAATCTTACTGTATCTGTTCCTGCATCCCAATCAAAAACTGGTATGAACATTACGTTACCCTCATTTGAAATTCCTAAAATTTCATTTATTGATAATACTCGACGAACTCTTTTTCCTTCTGGATTAAGGACCGCTCCTTGGAATAATGCCAAGTTTAAATTTTCCATGTATGTTTTTGGAATGTTAATTGGATCATTTGAGAGTCTTTGAATAAGTGGAACCATGCCTGCTGCGTGAAATGTTGCAATTACAGGGTGACCTGTTTGCATAGCTGCAAATGCTACGTTTCCTTCAGCACCCCTGATTTCTCCTACAAGAATGTAATTGGGTCTCTGTCTTAATGCTGCTTTGAGAAGATCATCCATTGTAACGCTGGAAGCTGCATTTCCCGTGTTTCTAGTGGCCTCTGTAATCCAGTTGTTATGTGGCAGTGTTAATTCAGGAGTATCTTCAATTGTTACTATTTTCCAATTTGCTGGAATGAATGCCGTTAATCCCATCAATGTTGTGGTTTTTCCTGATGCAGTCTCTCCATTTACAAAAAGACTCATTCCTGCTTCTAACATCATCCACAAATATGCAACTTCAGTAAAATTCATGACTCCTGATGTCAGAACTTGAATTATTGATAGTGGTGTACTGGCAAATTTACGTATAGTTGCATTTGTTCCTTTTCTACTAATGTCTTTTCCAAATACTATGTTAATTCTGGAACCATCAGGTAACGTTGCATCGACCACCGGTCTTGCATGCGATATTGTTTTTCCAAACTGTTCTGATAAACTGATAATTAATTCATCAATTGCATCAACACTGAGAAAAACTGGAACTTTTAATGTTCCAAATGCTTTGTGAATTATGTACATGTTTCCAGCTCCAATAATTGAAATATCTTCTAAATTTGGATCATTTAGAAATGGATCTAAAAGTCCAGTCCCTGCTCTTTTTTGCAGAAAATGGTATTTCAGATCAGTTATTTTGTTTGCCTCTACTGGTAGAGTCTTTATTGTAAATGGATCCCCCAATTTAGAATAATCTACCGGATTTGGGGATGATACCAAGGTTTTACTGAGATATTGATCTACCATGTTGAATCTCTCTGTAATTTCTATTGGTGGATCTAACCCTCCAGCTTTTGCAGCAAACACTTTGTCTGCAAATTCCATTAATTCCCTATCTGGTTCATCAGGCTCAATTATTACATATTCATTATATCCGTCATCTGAGGTAGTGTGTGGATTAATGTGGATGAATGTGTCTTCTCCAACTGCATAAATTAAATTTGGTTCTTTCAGTTTTTTGTGTTCAGCTTTTAATTCTTCGGAGAAAAGAGGAAGTGGATTCCCTTTTGCTTGATATGTCTCGAGATAGTTTTTCAGATATGGCTTTTCCTTTATTTTCTGGACAAATTCTGCATCGTTAATTTTTGATATGTCAAAAACCATTTTCTCACCTATGCATTAGCCATTGATATTGGAACAATCTTTATTCCGAAAATCAAATCTACCTCAAAAGCAAAACCTGCTTCTGGCGTATCTGCAGCACCTAATATCTTTATGATTTTTAGAGTCTTTACTTCTTTATCCCCCACTACAACTGTTCCTAATTTGATGTATACGTCTGTAGTTCCAATTATTGCTGTGTTTGTGGCTTGTGAAAAATCAGATGAATGACTCGTTATGATTATTGTTTTTCCCATTGCTACTATTTCTTTGCAAAATGATAGAAAGTCAAGTATTGATTCATTTTTTGAGTTATTTACCATTGGGGAAATTGAATCAATAATTACTCCGTCTACTTTATCTATTTTTTCTAAAATAAATTCTTTAATTGCAGGCAGAATCTTTTCTGTATTGTTATTAGTCCATTTTGCATCTTTGATATACATTGGAACAAAAATTAATTGACTACGAACAAAAGGTTTTGAAAAATTAAATGTGATTGATTTCATTTTTTGAATATGTTGTTTGACTGTATTCTCAATTACACAAAGTAAACTTTTTTTTGATGTAAGTAATCCATTCATTATTTGTGCTGAAATTGCACTTTTTCCAGTTCCATGTGCTCCTTCTATGAATACAAGAGATGGCGAAGGAATTCCTCCTCCAAATTGTCTGTCTATCTCTTCATTTCCTGTAGAAATAATATTAAGCATAAGTACACCTCAAATTGAACACTACGAAAACTATGAGAATTTTCTATTAAAGAAAATGTTTGACTTTTTTGAACAGAACTTAGGCAACAGATCTTGTTTTAGTAGCGACTACACCATTTTGTGTTGCAACTATGACGATTAAATTACTTCCACTTTGTATGCTATTGGATATTTCTACGTCTACCGTAATTGTTTCACCGTTATTGAGGATTTTTGGATCAATAATATCATTTGTCCAAGTACTGATACACCATTCTCCAATATTCGGTGCACATGTAGAATCATAAGTCAAAGTTTCAGTCTGTATTATACCTGCACTATTATATGTGATTATTATATCAAATTTCTCAAATTCCCACAATTTTTCAAGATTTGTGTTTGTAATATCAAAACTAAACGTGGAATCTGTTCCAGGATCATTTGGGATGCTAACATCGATTGATGTTTTGACTAATTTGCTCTCCCAATCAGATGTTTCTGATGATGCATCTGAAAATGAAGCAGCTTTATCTGTTAGTCCTCCAAATGTAAAAATCACAAATGTGATTCCAAACATGATAATTCCACCACTAATTGCATTACTTAATCCCATGATTCATTCCTCAAGGTACCGAGAAAATATAATCATCTGATTCCCCATTCGATATAGTTAATTGAACAAGATATGATGTGTTGCTTTGTAATGCTGTGCCGTCCTGTATTGTGATTTGGATTGTATCGCCTTGAGACCATACAGAATCCACATTTGTTCCATTGAAAATCCATTGTGGTGTGGTGCCTGTTGAATATTCAACAAAATCAACTGAAGTGATAGGTCCAAAATATAGATCCGATGAACCCAGTCCCTTAATTGGTGTCAATCCTGTATTTTTTATCCATGCATTCACTGATGTGTTGTTTAACTGACTAACATGAATTATCTCAAACTTGCTTAGCATTTTGTCTTTTTGAGCTTCTGTTGTTGCGGTATAGTATCCTTCAAACGTTCCAACCTTACTCACGACAATACCTGTAATTAATCCTGCAACTACGATTGATGCAATAATTAAAATCCCTTCACTGATCATTCCTGATGCCATTATTTCACCTCATTTGCAACTGTTTTTTTCAGTAACCCTTCTATCTCTGAATTACTCTCTTCGATTTTCGTTGTTCCATTAGAATTATTTTTTTTGTCAATAAAT
This window harbors:
- a CDS encoding flagellin; this encodes MASGMISEGILIIASIVVAGLITGIVVSKVGTFEGYYTATTEAQKDKMLSKFEIIHVSQLNNTSVNAWIKNTGLTPIKGLGSSDLYFGPITSVDFVEYSTGTTPQWIFNGTNVDSVWSQGDTIQITIQDGTALQSNTSYLVQLTISNGESDDYIFSVP